The Nicotiana sylvestris chromosome 6, ASM39365v2, whole genome shotgun sequence genomic sequence TACATTAGCTAGCTAGTCAGGATACTTCACCTCCCGGATTAAACCGATGTCAAGTAGCCGAGTTACCTCTTCTTTAACAAACATTTTTCTAACCTCGGCTATTAGGCGCTTCTTCTGCCTTATCGGTGGGATGCTTAGGTCCAGGCTTAGATTTTTCATGGTCACCTCTAGTGGGATACTTGTCATATCTGCGTGCGACCATGCAAAACAATCAACattagttttaagaaaattaataaaTCCCGACATGATCTCAAGGTTGAGCCCTGTCCCCAAGTGAAATTTTCTCTCTAGGAATTCCTTAAACAAATCCACTTGTTCTAGTTTTTCTGCCATGGACTTGGTAGCGTACCTAAAAGTATCTCGGTACCTGGTGGAATTCTGATGACTCCTCTCCTTTATCATATTTCCTTGGCTCGAAAGCAGGCGTCGGGTCCCTTAGTTTCTATTTGGTGAGTTCATTCCCTTTACTACTGGAAACCGATATTGAATTCATTTCTTTCTCTACCGGTTGGTCTCCTATTATTTGCTTGATTCCCTCTAGGGTCGGGAATTTTAGCAATTGGTGATACATTGATGGTACGACCTTCATCTCATGTAACCATGGTCTACCGAGGCTTATGTTGTAGCCCATGTCGCCAGCTACCACCTCAAACAAGGTGGTTTCCGTGACCCCTTCAGCGTATGTGGGGATAAAGATCTCCCCTCGGGTTGTCACACTAGCCAAATTGAACCCGACAAGGAGTCTTGTTTCCGGAATGATACTTTCGGTTAATTTGGCTTTCTCCAGCACTCTCCATCGGATGATATTGACTAAGCTTTCTGGGTCAACCAAAACACATTTAATCTTGAAATCTAGAATATTAAGAGAAATTACCAGGGCTTCGTTGTGCGAGAGAAGGAGTCCATCAGCGTCTTCCTCCGTGAAGGCGATGTCATCTTCGGCTAATTTTTGAAGTCCCTTGCTATGCGTCACTAATACCTTTGTTTTCTTGGCCGCCGAGAAAGTTACACCGTTGATTCATTCCCTCCGAAAATTATGTTGATAGTTATCCAAGGAGGGTCTTCCTCTATCTTCGAGGGTTCTACGTTATCTCGGCTGCATTCGTAATTGTTCTTGGCCCGGTCGCTCAAGAACTCCCTAAGATGGCCGTTTTTTAACAAAGTTACCACCTCCTCGCGTAGATGTCGACAGACCCCAGTTCTATGACCATGAGTTTTATGATATTCACACCATAAGTTTGAATCCCTCTAATTGCGATTGGATCTGACTAGCCTCGAGAATCATGCTTTCTTGATGTTTCTCATTACCGATACTAGCTTCTCTACTCTGATGTTGAAATTATAATCTAATAGCCTGAGATATGCGGAAACCCGGTACCTCGGTACCTATGTTTCTTGTAGCGACATGTTGTTCTGACCGCAATCAGTTCTTCTATCGGGAGAGAACCTATTCGAGGACTAGAACCCTTTGTTGCCACTTCCTTCGGCTCTCCCATAAGGCAAAAGTTGGACTTTGGAAGATTGATGGTCTGCATAAAGTCATCCTTGAACTTATCCTGATTCTTGTCTCGGTCCCGTACCTTGGTTGATGTAAGGTGGCCGAGCTGATCATCTTCTATCCTTATCTTCGATTCATAGCAGTTATAGACATCCGCACATGTGGTCACTTGGAACTCGAGCAGACTTTCCTTCAATTTTTGGGAGGCGTTGAAGTTCTTCGGGTTCAGAACCTTTGTGAATGCCTCCATTGTCCACTCGTCTGGTACAACCGGTAGCAACATTCTTTCTTTCTGGAATCTGATCATGAACTCCCGCAACAATTCAGACTCTCCTTGTGCAATTCTAAATATGTCCATCTTCTGGGTTTGGACCTTCCTGGCCCCGGCATGGGCCTTAATGAATTAATCTACGAGTATTTCAAAAGAATCTATCGAGTGCTCAGGTAGGAGTGAATACCATGTCAGTTCCCCTTTTTTGAGGGTTTCTCTAAATTTCTTCAGcagaactgactcaatctcatgcTGGGCCAAGTCGTTTCCTTTCACTGCCGTTGTATAGGTTGTAATATGCTCTTGAGGATCTAAAGTCCCATCGTACTTTGGTATGTCCGACATTTTGAACCATTTCGGAATCAATTCTAGTGTTGAGCTCGGCTACGCTAACTGGGTGCACTTCTTCGAATTCGGGCCCTTCAAAACTGGTGGTGCACCCGGAATTTGATCCATTCGGGCGTGAAGCTCCTTCGCGTTCTTATCCATCCACTTGTTCATTTTTCTCATAAATCTCATGAGTTTTATTTTGAAGGGATCATTACCGTTATTGTTATCAGATCCGCTGCCGATCCTCCCAGCTCCATCGAAGCCGACCTCACCCCTTAGGTTGTTATTATCAAATCGTTTAGCCGTTTGATTTGAAGGAGTGCTGGGAGGAATATGACCTCTTCTGTTTGCGTTGTTGGAAGCGCCTGATAATTCCTGCTTTAGTTCTGTCATGACTTGGTCCTGCCTTGAGAGATGGCCCATGATGGCCTTTTGCTGCTCTCTCAAGATTTTTACTGTTTCTGTAACATGATCGTCCTCAGCGTCATCAGGAGTTATCTCCCGCACATGTCGGGGATATTGTCCGCCATGGACCGGAGTTTCTATGTCTCCCTCGTTGTGGGTGTCACTGGTTGAATCCTCATGTTGAGGCAAATTTTTATGTGTCTCAATGTTGTGCGCTATGTTGACATCGTTAGCTTCCATTTTTCGATTTTTTGCTATGAACCAAAGAATCAAACAAGTTAGTAATAGATGTAAGGATCAACTCAATTATCTAGCTGTCTAAGCTCTACgttgggcgccaaactgtttacccataAAATGGTATAGTTGAATTTGTtgcgtggtttatagacaagctaactgatttgatccaaaatgataaataaataaaattaaaaataagacTTAGCGTTAAAATCAAAGGAAATGGCAAGCCTAACTTCGGGAGCAATACTTCCGAGGACAGCAATAAGGAAAATATCAGACATAAAGTAAAGTTATATTATTTAGCTTGAGAATAAAGTGTAACATAAGTTTTGCCAGAGATTTCGTGTCCCCACAATGGTTGTTGaagtcactatttatagctatacctaGGAAATAAGATCTTAGGATCAAGCCCATCTTAAGTGACAATAAAGGGGGCTATTGACGAATGTGTAACGACATGCCATGAATGCTATATTTCTCTGCAACAACTACTCATTTAATACTAGAaaatattctccattaaatgtCGTCTGGTGATAAATATTCGACCTGCTCCTGTTGATTTTGCTCTCTTCGTGGTCTATCAGATATCATCTACAACTGTTGACCCGGGCCTTAATTCTTACTCGATTTGTCTTCCGCCTGTCTCTGGTTCCACGTGTCATGCTATCATTTGATCATTTAATATAAAccaattttaccctatacaaCATCAAGGGGATTATCTAAGAAGTTGAAGGACAAATGAAAATTTTTCTAAAAGTCATGGCGAAACATCCCAAACGCCGTCTCATATGGACCTACGAAATTTCAGGTTAATTAGAgtcaaaaattattttacaaaatcAGCATGTATTAAACAATACACACGAAAAAGTGGGTATAATCATAAATTTGTATTGCATGACCCTGAAAAGCCCTAAAACAATTGATATTTAGAAATTATAGTTTGATTATTTCACTTTTTCTATGTCCTCATTCGTGATCACTCATCAATAGGTACTCCCAGTCCCAGATTTTCGATTACACACTCTAACATGTATACTTTTTTTAATATAAACATGCTCAATAAATCTAGTGTTCTTGACAAGATCTCATTCTTTAACTCTATCATCGTAATAAGCCGGCAAGTTTTCTTAAAAAGCCGTGATGGTATTTCtcgaattttattttaatattccTTGTTTATATTTCTTTCTTGATTTTGTTGATTTGCATATGAGTAAACCATTGGTTGTAGCCCATTGGTTATAGCCAAATTAAACCaactaaaaaaaattgtgaaccaTTGGCatttgcccccccccccccccccaataaaaaaaaaactaagattTGTAGAGCTAATTAGATTAGATTTCATGTCCAACAATCCTATGCACTTGTGTTGTGTTGGCAATACGATTAGTACAAGAGTATTATCCAAACCACCATATTTCAAGCCATAGAATTCTCTTGCAGATCCTCATCCATCTAGTGTGTTTATTTTTCCTCCTTTAATTTATTCCTCTTGAATATTTCATGTAATATTATCATCCAAACTCTCTTCTTTCTAACATTTCACACCATCGGCAATTTTCACTTAAATCAGGAATTCCTGTCTCCCTCCTCTTTGCAGCCAGTTCACGTGAAAGAATTTTTAGGTGCTTGGCCCATGAAAAAGAATCAGGTCCGTACTTAAAGGGTGTGTTGAAGATACAATTAGATAAATAACTTTTATTTCTAGAAGCTTAAATTTTTAGATAAGATAATTACACAAttagataatatatatatatatatatatatattctatggCTAGCAGAAAATACTTGCCTGCAATCGATTTTCTCACTTTAACTTGCGATTTTCAAAATTAAGTTATTAGTTTTAATTAATATAAACACCAAATGCGCGTAAATATTTTCTGGAGCAGCCATGCACCTAAAACTTCATTTCGCCAAGGATGCTAAAGATCGAtataaaataaagagaaaaagaaagatttGCTTCCATTTGAAGCAGCCGCCTTAAAATCTGATCTTACTTCATCCTAATAATCGCAAAATGTGTGATGGTGACTTTGCTAAATTTAGAAAATCAGATGATATAAAGTTTAACTAGGAAACAAGCTAAGACGCCCCTATCATTATACTTTTTCTACTTTTATAAAATTAAAGCCATTTGTTTTGGGACATTTTCTTAGTTGATCTGCGTTGTTTGTAAGAAAATTGGCCAGGGCATGAAAATATAATGGTTCAATTTACTCAGATTTTGGCGGATTGAGTTGAGTATATGTTCATTGCCTCATTAGCAGATCATTTTAGGCATAATCCAACAAAAATACATAACTACCTATAGAATTCAAACTATTTGCCTATCAGTAATCAATTTTTCCCATTTACAATGGTATATATTTACCCGTCATTCATCAATatcctttttctcattttttttctttctatttttctaattttatttatttcttccccaaaattattttttttaatttttttttctacaTAATCTGGTTCCATTCACTCGTTTTGATCCTTTATTTCATTTCAAGCGATAAAATTTACAGAATTtcataaattatatattctttCCGGCTGTCAATCTCAAAAAGCTACGAAATTACAGAATTTTGGAACTTTTATTAATTAAACTAGCTCTgggtaaaatttaaaaaaaaaaaaaagaacaaagacATTCAAAGAAAAGTGCTCAAATATGATAAGAGCTAGGCAACAAAGGCATAAACTAATGAAAGATTCTTTAGATACTCAATTAAACAAATGTGTAAGAGATAAGGGAtacgaaaaaaataaaaaaatagccagatttataattgataattaaaaaatagccatgaTTTCATATGTagtcaaaatttagccacttttttatgtaaaaataaaatctgaacaaaaataccGTTAATAATCCGGAAAAACTCCTATAGTATGTTGGAGTTcaaattttttacatatgagattccaACATAATGTGGTGGAATTTTataatgtgctggagttccaacatacaacaaacaacaacaacaataacccagtaaaattccacaagtggggtctggggagggtagtatgtacgcaaaccttacccttaccccgaaggagtagagaagctgtttccggaagaccctcggctcaagataataagaaaaataaaaagaaaaacaaaaaggagagaatattagtttcaccagagagatcataggaaaaataggaacataaaaTACAGAAGGAAAAATGCAAAACAAAAATGATGGCTAGTAAATAGGTCCTACACCGAAAAGTGAATATGCTGAAAATTTATCAACAGGTGCTCCAatgtccagtatattatgctgaaactttccgTGTGATGGatttccaacataatatgctggaagtttatgcGCAGGAGCTTCATaatctagtatattatgctggaacttttcgtgttgcagcaaaaatagtagctatttttcaataactttgcaaacaccggctatttttcaattaccagtccgaaaactggctagcccgtgctatttttacggaAAAAATAGATATTGGTAGTCGGGTAATACTTTTAATTTTAAATGTGTGTAAATTGTAGAGATTTACTAAATTGTAGTAACAAAATTTAAGATAggtaaatatttttggtttttataGGTAGTTAACATAGTTTTCCCCCCATGTTAAACCATCTACGTATAAGTTTCGACCAATTTGGGATGCAGGAACGTAGCCCAAGTTGGCCCAAAAGAAACTTAGCAAAACATAGAGCATCAATTGATCCTATAGGAAAATAAACGAATCCTGAGCTCAGTTTTTTGATTTGTATGCGTCATTCAAAACATTCTACTAAGATGAAAGATCGAATATATGATTATCAATCTCTGCTTTCTACCAAATGCAAATTGATATAGATATTTTATCTCCAATGATCACCATTTCTTACAATTCCTTTGATACATTTTCATAAAAAGGACAAAAATAGTTAATAAGCATAGTGTTTTATATAGCATTTTTGCTTGTTTATTCCATTGGAAAGTAGGGAATATATACGGAGGTGGTCTTATGTATAACATTGAGGGGTTACTGACACCCGTAAACTTTGATAGAAATCTTGTATATGTATATTCATATACCTTGAAAATGGTTACTTTAATAATACTAAAAGTTTTTAGCGGGCATTAATTGAGCAGAATATCGATGCTCCCATTACGTTAAATTCCTGAATCCACCTCTGATTATATGCGACATGGGTAGTAGTTTATGGAGTCACTTGAAGAATTACTTTCCCAACATTAGAACTAGAAAATAGAGATGTTAAACTCTCCAAAAAGCTCTCAATACCATTGTAGATTTTGTGCTTGCATTTTACTTTGCCCTCTTTCAAATATACTTCCATCTCCTTTCTGAAATCTTCAAAATAATTAACGTAGGAACCAACCATAAACCCTTGCATTGTAACTTCTTTACCCACAACATTCAATAGGTTTCGAACTCCTTCTCTCTCTGTCCAAACCTACAAAGTCCAAAAAGTTATTTATTATACTGTAAGTGTTACATAAGTTAAAAAAAGACAGTTCAGTGTACAAAGTATCAATACACGGAGAGTCTGAGAAATAACCGTATCCTTAGATGTGTGATGTAGATAGTGTACCCTAATATAAGCATTAATGACTGTTACGGCTCGAACCCGTAAACTATAGGTACGCGAAAACAATTTTACTATTGCTCCAAGACCCCTTCTATAAGTGTatataagttaaaaaaaaattgtgttctataatttgaaaataaaaagttGAAGGTACCTTGTTGTACTCGGATATCATCCCACAAAGTGAAATACAAGCTCCTTGGTTAACATGATTAAGAACAGCCTCAAGCATTTTACCACCAACGTTGTCAAAATAGAAATCAATCCCATCTGGAAAATACCTGAAAATTGGAATAATTAATAATTTGTGAAAATACAGAGTAATCAAAATTAATGTGCAAAAAGGTTTTTTATGTACTactatttttattgtttttacaaAAGCCAATagagaaaaattcacaaaatacaCTGTAATTTCGGctttaaaaaaaatttacttgTTTAATGCAGTATCATAATCTGTCTCTACACGGTAATTAAATGCATCATCATACCCATATTCTTCTTTCAACAGCTTCACCTACGAAGGAAATTTACCATATTTAATAGTATAAGTTGCAAAttgccaaaaagaaaagaataaataaaatCTGTGGTTAAAACACTAATAATATATGAGTTTAAGTTATATGTCATTAACTTAAAAGAATTTTGTACTATCAAGTCACCTTTATCTACTGATATGTATCCAAAAAAATTTAACAAGGAAATTCAGAAAACATTatattaaaagttttttttttcatctaAAGAGGATTCAACAAGTTTAAATATATATACCGTAAAATTTTCTAGTAAAGGGGATTCAATTGAAATCCCATTTACCATACGTAGCTCTGCCACTACCTTTACCTTTTGTAGTTGGTAATTAACTTGTTCTATGTCAAGGTTACAAAACTTATATTTTAAATAGGTATAACAATAGATAAATTTTAGATGAGCTGATAATGTAAAAAAAATTTACATCGTAAATGACTTAAATAAACTCATACTAATATATACCTTTTCGTCTGAACCTACACTTCCAACGACTCGGCAACCTTTTAATTTGGCAAGTTGACCGGCAATAATTCCAACTCCCCCAGCTGCAGCCGATATGTACACATTTGATCCTTCTTTAACTTTGCCTATCTTTTCGATCCCAACCCATGCAGTTAAACCAGGCACTCCTAAATATATAACATGGTAATtataaacaaattaattaattactTGAAATAGAAACTTTGACTTTAGGAGACATGTGatatcacaacaacaacaacaacaacctagtgtaatcccacaagtggggtctggggagggtaatatgtacgcagaccttacctctaccccaaggggcagagaggctgtttccaggagaccctcggctcgaagaggcaacaagagacactatattagtactatcaatatactcataataaaacaacataaaataccataaaaaccataacataacataaataccataaaaaataaagtaacagcaatataagagatataggaaatacgagaaagatgtaaggtattaatacacagaagataaagcacatcatcagtagttgatcaataacATTCTAAGACTAATTTCTAACTggttagtctcactctagtgcgttgtaaaaaagacatcacaatttcccctaacctacaaccttaatgctcgatctccacaattccctgtttagggccatgtcctcagtaatcctaagtcgcgccatatcctgcctgatcacctctccccaatatttcttaggtctccctctacctctcctcgtacccaccaccgccagtcgttcacaccttctcaccggtgcatcagtgttcctcctctgaatgtgcccgaaccatctgagtcttgcttcccgcatcttgtcctccatgggggccacacccaccttctctcgaatatcttcatttctaatcttatccttccttgtatgcccgcacatccacctcaacatcctcatctctgcaactttcatcctctggatgtgtgagatcttcaccggccaacactcggtcccatacaacatagcaggcctaaccactgccctataaaatttacctttcagtaacagtggcactttcttgtcacacaggactcccgtcgctaacctccatttcatccaccccacccctatacggtgtgtgacatcctcgtcgatctccccggacccctgaataaacgaccccaggtacttgaaactacccctcttagggatgacttgagaatcaagcctcacttccactcccgcttccgtcggctctgccccaaatttgcactcaaggtattccgtcttcgtcctgctcaacctgaaacctttggactcaagggtatgtctccaaacctctaacctctcgttgacgccgcgtcgtgtctcgtcgattaggactatgtcatcagcaaatagcatgcaccatggcacctcccctgaatatgatgcgttatagcatccatcaccagtgcaaataggaaagggctgaatgcaaacccttggtgcaaccccgtaataaccggaaaataatctgaatcacctcctactgtcctaacccgagtcttagctccatcatacatgtccttaatcgccctaatgtaggcaaccaggacccctttagcctctaagcatctccataagacctccctaggaaccctgtcgtacgctttctctagatcgataaacaccatgtggagatccttcttcttatccctgtattgttccaccatcctcctaataaggtggatagcttctgtggtagatcgccccggcatgaacccgaactggttgtctgaaatagacaccgtccttcgcactctcatttctaccactctctcccagactttcatggtatgacttagtaatttaatacccctatagttgttacagatctggatatcgcctttgttcttatacaacgggaccattgtactccacctccactcttcgggcatcctattagtcttggatataacattaaggaacttagtaagccattccaagcctgctctacccacacacctccaaagctcaaccggaatttcatctggtccggtagctctgcccctactcatcttatgcattgcctccatgacctcatcgaccttAATGTCCCGACAATCACTTAGTACATAGGGGCTTTCGGCGTTCCTCAATTCATctagtacaatatcctgatccccttccgaAAATGAAAAAACTTTGATTCAGTGGCTTTACATAATTTAGATACGTGACAAAAGAAGGAAGGGACATAAAACTGAAGAACAGTAAAAGCGAAAAGACATAAAAGTGGAGAATAGTAGCAATGAGAAGACATAAAGGTGTTGATTTAAAAAAAAGGAGTGGGATTAATTATACATACTAGGCTCGTTTATTACGAGGGATAAGGAATAATTAGTACCGGGATTAAATTTAAGAAGAGTTTATCCCATGTTTGGTTGGGAGAAAATTGAGGTATAATTAATCCCGAgattgtagtatttttttttattccatGGAAAAGTGGAATAACTAATTCCACAATAATTAATCACGTGATAACTTCTTTCCAACCAAACAACTCCACGGGGATAAAAAAGGTGAGGTATTTACCCAAGCAACTAAGATAATCCGGCAACGTAATCCCAATGGTTGGATTAATTTTCTGAAGCCAACTAATTGGCATAACACAAAATTCAGCGACAGGAAACATATAGGTAGTTACTATATCTCCCTCTGAAAAATTGGTGTCCTTGGAACGAATCACTTTCCCTATTGCGTTTGCTCTTATCACCTGCATAAAGGGATTCAAAACACATTAATTCAGAACATTGAAAGTTGGTTGGTTGAATATCAAATATTAGACGTTTTGGCAAattgaatttgttttaaaatattggatttcttttccaaaaaataataaGTCATTAATATATTACTCCTTTATTATTTTTCAAAGCTACCCTTATGGTGTTTCAGTTAATGTAGCATATTTTGTTTTAACAACGATACGTTTACGATTAAGGTTATTAAATATCTATCTTCAGGGGTATGTGTGCAAAAATCTTAAAATATTTTTCGTGAATTTTGTTCTTGACGACTAAAATGTTACTTTGGCAATTACAAGGGATGCCACTAGGGGTATCAAATGGGCAGATCAAAAAGGTTGAATCAATAATTGGGTGAGTCAAATGATCCGCCTAAAGATTACTTGGGTTAAGATGAGCTGGTCAAGATGGGCTAAAATTTGGGTCATAAACCAACCTGTTCAACTCTTATCAAGCTTTACTTAATATGTGTTGTTTTCTTATGAATTGTATAATTACTAAATAACTGTTCCAGAGCCGAGGGTCTACCAGAAACAACATCTCTACCCTCATAAGGTGGGGTAAGGTCTACCTACATACATACTATCCTCAccataccccacttgtgggatttcactgatttttttgttgttgttgttcttgtggttgttgttgtataattactaaataagactcttttgttcttttgtcatggtcatatataacatatcatgtataatattttttgttttgtgttatgACGTGTTATTGGTAGATAGAAAATGCTTTCACCTAAGATTATGGTGGGATGGATAGGATCCCATCTATCCTTAATCAGATGTTTTGAGTTCAAGccctagaaatgaaaaaattcTGGTAGGAGCGCTTCCTCATTTAACAACATACTAACGCGAATTCGGATTAGTTGGTCCCAAATACTAGTGTCGAACGTCGGGGGtgggaaaacaaaaagaaaaagggtgGAAAATGGTAAACCTGGCCAAGTGAAAGTTGAGGAAGGGAGAGCCCGTCATAGAGGCCACTCAACTGAGTGCGTAAATATGGATCAATTGAAATATATAGGATTTGTACTGCAACATTTCCATTTGGGATCGAGTTTTCTGCTAGAGAAAAACTCAGAGTTCGTAGCTTAATCTGATCAGAATTTGGAATCCCTTTTGGTGCATAACGAGCAATGTACCACTCTTTGTTCTCCACCACCGCCGTCTCCGCCGCCGCCTCTGCACCACCAACTGCCATGAATTAAATAGGCGTGTATATGTGTTTTAGTGCCTGAGTGTGTTGGAGAGATTTCGAAATATATAGGCGCTGAGGCAGTAAAAGAATAACTAATATAGATGAATAAAATGATACTCTTTTCTATTATTTCTTTCTGCTGTGTTCCTAATAATATAGCAGGTATGTTAGTATGTTACATCAACTGATCAACAACATAAAATATGGAAAACCGTGCATTTCATGTTAAAAGAAAATTATTGAAATTTAAGTGAAAGAGATTGTTGATTATCAATAAACCAAACCATACCACCAAATCAATTTTTCAatccagtttttttttttttggatttttggattttctcgGCTTTTCGAATTTTTTGCCTGGTAAAATTTTCATAGCACAAAACATATAATTTATATTCCAAATTGTTTTTTAGTTCtaataagatacaactatataaagtgtttcctaaaaaaataacacaaaatatgAGATGAGCCATTGTATTGTACTGAAATATTCAACAATAATAGAATTGCATAAACAAATATTGTTAactaataactcataataaaaatAATCATAATCTCGTattaagtcatgctaaaataaatatGGGTAATAAGCACTCCATTAATTACTTGACTAAATACTAAAGAAAcaaaattaaattaagt encodes the following:
- the LOC104225579 gene encoding 2-alkenal reductase (NADP(+)-dependent)-like isoform X1 codes for the protein MAVGGAEAAAETAVVENKEWYIARYAPKGIPNSDQIKLRTLSFSLAENSIPNGNVAVQILYISIDPYLRTQLSGLYDGLSLPQLSLGQVIRANAIGKVIRSKDTNFSEGDIVTTYMFPVAEFCVMPISWLQKINPTIGITLPDYLSCLGVPGLTAWVGIEKIGKVKEGSNVYISAAAGGVGIIAGQLAKLKGCRVVGSVGSDEKVKLLKEEYGYDDAFNYRVETDYDTALNKYFPDGIDFYFDNVGGKMLEAVLNHVNQGACISLCGMISEYNKVWTEREGVRNLLNVVGKEVTMQGFMVGSYVNYFEDFRKEMEVYLKEGKVKCKHKIYNGIESFLESLTSLFSSSNVGKVILQVTP
- the LOC104225579 gene encoding 2-alkenal reductase (NADP(+)-dependent)-like isoform X2 gives rise to the protein MAVGGAEAAAETAVVENKEWYIARYAPKGIPNSDQIKLRTLSFSLAENSIPNGNVAVQILYISIDPYLRTQLSGLYDGLSLPQLSLGQVIRANAIGKVIRSKDTNFSEGDIVTTYMFPVAEFCVMPISWLQKINPTIGITLPDYLSCLGVPGLTAWVGIEKIGKVKEGSNVYISAAAGGVGIIAGQLAKLKGCRVVGSVGSDEKVKLLKEEYGYFPDGIDFYFDNVGGKMLEAVLNHVNQGACISLCGMISEYNKVWTEREGVRNLLNVVGKEVTMQGFMVGSYVNYFEDFRKEMEVYLKEGKVKCKHKIYNGIESFLESLTSLFSSSNVGKVILQVTP